The proteins below are encoded in one region of Clostridium pasteurianum DSM 525 = ATCC 6013:
- a CDS encoding DUF4153 domain-containing protein, whose translation MKLKFQELFRALYKKIFFSIKRFPITLIIILITSIILIYYNHSYKFVSSENRELIKRFAMISSLGIPISLCVKMFFERKSKINILIKVVIYIASFTPLIYFYYLFKQGDMISITSYIAFTIAFYIIFTIVPYFYRRDNYEMYIVKLFTNFFITYLYSLILYGGLSAIIFTTDKLFNININGNIYIDILILVICIFAPVYFLSSIPKYNETVTSYSYPKVLSVLIIYIIIPIIIIYSIIMYAFFVKIIITGEWPNNLISHLVLWYSLIDVWIILFIYPLQKINKFTKNFTLWFPRIIIPIMIMMFIAIAIRINSYGITESRYFVVLAGIWVFINMVYIGFYKNSKRLFITLSLAIFSLISVLGPFSSYKLSIYSQNNRFKKILEKNHMITEYNTVKPASSISKNDILDLTSIIYYFNNNHKLTDLNYIPEKFGIDNIEDVFGFKPDYYVPGNDINNISYTLNGNEIVFPIGEYEYFIEYNNYIVKDNSIKIKDRDITITYNRNDSELKIIKKSEQVYKIYINDIVHRINEKNRGKDISSIDDMTFMDENNKIKIKLIFKNIYGTINDDKIQSLETNFYTFISIK comes from the coding sequence ATGAAGTTAAAATTTCAAGAATTATTTAGAGCTTTATATAAAAAAATTTTTTTCAGTATTAAACGATTTCCTATAACTTTGATAATTATATTGATTACTTCAATTATTCTTATTTACTATAATCACAGCTATAAATTTGTTTCAAGTGAAAACAGAGAATTAATTAAGCGATTTGCTATGATTTCATCTTTGGGAATTCCAATTTCTTTATGCGTAAAAATGTTTTTTGAAAGAAAATCAAAAATAAATATATTGATAAAGGTAGTTATTTATATAGCTTCATTTACTCCTTTAATATATTTTTATTATCTATTTAAACAGGGGGATATGATATCCATCACAAGTTATATAGCTTTTACTATTGCTTTTTATATAATCTTTACCATTGTACCATATTTTTATAGAAGAGATAATTATGAAATGTATATAGTAAAGCTTTTTACTAATTTTTTTATTACTTACCTTTATTCATTAATACTTTATGGTGGATTATCAGCTATTATTTTTACAACAGATAAACTCTTCAATATAAATATAAATGGTAATATATATATAGATATATTAATATTAGTTATATGTATTTTTGCTCCAGTTTATTTTCTTTCTAGTATACCAAAATATAATGAAACAGTTACTTCCTATAGTTATCCAAAAGTTTTAAGTGTACTAATTATATACATTATAATTCCGATTATAATTATTTATTCTATTATAATGTATGCATTCTTTGTAAAGATAATTATTACTGGAGAATGGCCAAATAACTTAATATCTCATTTAGTATTATGGTATTCATTAATTGATGTTTGGATAATACTTTTTATTTATCCATTACAAAAAATTAATAAATTCACTAAAAATTTTACTCTTTGGTTTCCTAGAATAATTATTCCTATAATGATTATGATGTTTATAGCTATTGCTATAAGAATTAATTCCTATGGAATAACGGAATCTAGATATTTTGTTGTATTAGCTGGAATATGGGTATTTATAAATATGGTTTATATAGGGTTTTATAAAAACTCAAAAAGACTATTTATAACCTTATCATTAGCTATATTTTCTCTTATATCTGTCTTAGGTCCTTTTAGTTCTTATAAATTATCAATATATAGTCAAAATAATAGGTTTAAAAAAATTCTTGAAAAAAATCATATGATTACTGAGTATAATACTGTAAAGCCTGCATCATCAATATCTAAAAATGATATTCTAGATTTAACATCTATTATTTACTATTTTAATAATAATCACAAATTAACAGATTTAAATTATATACCTGAAAAATTTGGTATAGATAATATTGAAGACGTGTTTGGATTTAAACCAGATTATTATGTACCTGGTAATGATATAAATAATATTAGCTATACTTTAAATGGTAATGAAATAGTATTTCCAATAGGTGAATATGAGTACTTTATTGAGTATAATAATTATATAGTGAAAGATAATTCTATTAAAATAAAGGATAGGGATATAACTATAACCTATAATAGGAACGATTCAGAATTAAAAATAATTAAAAAAAGTGAACAGGTGTATAAAATATATATTAATGATATTGTCCATAGGATAAATGAAAAAAATAGAGGAAAAGATATTTCATCAATAGATGATATGACTTTTATGGATGAAAATAATAAAATTAAAATAAAACTAATTTTTAAAAATATTTATGGAACTATTAATGATGATAAAATTCAATCTTTAGAAACTAATTTTTATACTTTTATAAGCATAAAATAA
- a CDS encoding nitrogenase component 1, with translation MPKEKRINLDFVDVENREKRLGTITAWDGSASDLVKESNYQIRALKKGKGCAGEKGKGCKLCELKMPFNQQTMCSQSIVGCQVGNIPDAILIEHSSIGCSAIHPRFNLGYKVGLIRRGKKVENIQILSTNLLEKDMVFGATQKLKQSIQDAWVRFNPKAIFISAACATAIIGEDIASVAKEAENELGIPVIPLSCEGFRSKHWSTGFDISQHGILRQIVNKHPKKQEDLINIIALWGTDYFSEMLNPIGLRVNYVIDMATVDELAQCSEAAATATFCFTLGSYMAAALEQEYGVPEIKAPQPYGFKGTDTWLREIGKIVHREDQVEEFIKSEHERVKPKIEELKKKLKGVKGFVATGSAYAHGIIAVLKELGLEVDGSIVFHHDPVYDGGNEDQDSLKFLVENYGDVEHFTVSKTQQFQFYGILRRVNPDFIIIRHNGLAPLAAKVGIPAFPLGDEHLPFGYEGIIRMGEALLEVLAHKKFGENLKRHVKLPYTKWWLDQEDPFVLAKHPEILDEE, from the coding sequence ATGCCGAAGGAAAAGAGAATAAATTTGGATTTTGTAGATGTTGAAAATCGTGAGAAACGTTTAGGCACAATTACCGCTTGGGATGGTTCTGCATCAGATTTGGTAAAAGAATCAAATTATCAGATTAGAGCACTTAAAAAAGGTAAAGGTTGTGCTGGCGAAAAGGGCAAAGGATGCAAGCTTTGTGAATTAAAAATGCCTTTTAATCAGCAGACTATGTGTAGTCAGTCTATAGTGGGATGCCAGGTTGGAAATATACCTGATGCAATTTTAATAGAGCACTCATCTATAGGATGCTCTGCAATTCATCCTAGATTTAATTTAGGCTATAAAGTGGGATTAATACGCAGAGGAAAAAAGGTTGAAAATATACAAATATTAAGTACAAATCTTTTGGAAAAAGATATGGTATTTGGTGCCACACAAAAATTAAAGCAATCTATACAGGATGCTTGGGTTCGATTTAATCCCAAAGCAATTTTTATTTCAGCAGCCTGTGCTACGGCAATTATTGGTGAAGATATAGCCAGTGTAGCTAAAGAAGCTGAAAATGAACTTGGAATTCCAGTTATTCCTCTATCCTGTGAAGGCTTTAGATCAAAACATTGGAGCACAGGATTTGATATCTCTCAACATGGGATTTTAAGACAAATAGTCAATAAACATCCTAAGAAGCAAGAAGATCTAATAAATATTATAGCTTTATGGGGTACTGATTATTTTAGTGAAATGCTTAACCCAATAGGACTAAGAGTAAACTACGTGATAGACATGGCCACTGTTGACGAATTAGCCCAATGTTCAGAAGCAGCAGCTACAGCTACTTTTTGTTTTACATTAGGATCTTATATGGCAGCCGCATTAGAACAAGAATATGGTGTTCCTGAAATTAAAGCACCACAGCCTTATGGTTTTAAGGGAACAGATACTTGGCTTAGAGAAATAGGAAAAATTGTCCATAGAGAAGATCAGGTAGAAGAATTTATTAAAAGTGAACATGAAAGGGTTAAACCTAAAATAGAAGAGTTGAAGAAAAAGCTTAAAGGTGTAAAAGGATTTGTTGCAACAGGTTCAGCCTATGCTCATGGAATAATTGCAGTTTTAAAAGAGCTTGGACTTGAGGTAGATGGTTCTATAGTATTTCATCATGATCCTGTTTATGATGGAGGAAATGAAGATCAAGACAGCTTGAAATTTTTGGTGGAGAATTATGGTGACGTAGAGCATTTTACAGTAAGTAAGACACAACAATTTCAGTTTTATGGAATACTGAGGAGAGTTAACCCTGATTTTATAATTATCAGACACAATGGATTGGCTCCATTGGCGGCTAAGGTTGGTATTCCAGCATTCCCATTAGGAGATGAACATCTTCCTTTCGGATATGAGGGAATAATCAGAATGGGAGAAGCGTTATTAGAGGTACTTGCTCATAAAAAATTTGGCGAAAATTTAAAGAGACATGTTAAGCTGCCTTATACAAAATGGTGGCTAGATCAAGAAGATCCATTTGTTCTTGCTAAACATCCTGAAATTTTAGATGAAGAATAA
- the ytvI gene encoding sporulation integral membrane protein YtvI codes for MEEEVKEPVFIKQVRKMNTERQKNFIIKLAYILVIAALIFVILKYVIPLFMPFIIGFFIALILKPIINFISKKIKIKRVKISAVVLIVFYLLFFLIISMFGVKIYTYTKEMFYNLPQFYVNTIEPVLNDVVIWLRKTAPQMDIWIANSFESINDSILSFVKSMSSTVMKAIMSVAGGIPSFFIRFLFTIVASFFFTIDYSKITKFILMQFSEKNQNIILNVKKNGVDTIFKFIRAYAILIMITFIELSIGLTILKIPNSILFAALIAIIDILPILGTGGVLLPWAAICIITGNVGLAIGLVVLYLVVLVIRQTLEPKVVGNQIGLHPLVTLMCMFVGAQLFGFIGLFLLPILVTILKNMNDEGVIHLFKY; via the coding sequence GTGGAAGAAGAGGTGAAGGAGCCTGTATTTATAAAACAGGTACGAAAGATGAATACTGAAAGACAAAAGAACTTTATAATAAAGCTGGCATATATTTTAGTTATAGCGGCATTGATATTTGTTATTTTAAAATATGTAATTCCACTATTTATGCCCTTTATTATTGGATTTTTTATTGCTTTAATTTTAAAACCTATTATAAATTTTATCAGTAAAAAAATTAAAATAAAAAGAGTTAAAATTTCGGCAGTGGTATTAATAGTTTTTTATTTGTTATTTTTTTTGATTATTAGTATGTTTGGGGTGAAAATATATACTTATACAAAAGAAATGTTTTATAATTTACCTCAATTTTATGTTAATACTATAGAACCTGTATTAAATGATGTTGTAATATGGCTAAGGAAAACCGCACCTCAAATGGATATTTGGATAGCTAATAGTTTTGAAAGCATAAATGATTCTATACTTTCCTTTGTAAAATCTATGTCTTCAACGGTTATGAAGGCTATTATGAGTGTTGCAGGAGGAATACCATCATTTTTTATAAGATTTTTATTTACTATCGTAGCATCTTTCTTTTTTACAATTGATTATAGCAAGATAACTAAATTTATATTAATGCAGTTTTCAGAAAAGAATCAGAATATAATATTAAATGTTAAAAAAAATGGTGTGGATACAATTTTCAAGTTCATAAGAGCCTATGCCATTTTGATTATGATTACATTTATAGAATTATCTATAGGATTAACTATATTAAAAATACCTAACTCAATTTTATTTGCAGCACTAATTGCTATAATAGATATATTGCCAATTTTGGGTACTGGAGGAGTTCTGCTGCCCTGGGCAGCTATATGTATTATTACTGGAAATGTAGGTTTAGCTATAGGATTAGTTGTTTTATATTTGGTGGTGCTTGTAATAAGGCAGACTTTAGAACCAAAGGTAGTGGGTAATCAGATAGGACTTCATCCACTTGTTACATTGATGTGTATGTTTGTTGGTGCACAATTATTTGGATTCATCGGATTATTTCTTCTACCTATTCTAGTAACCATATTAAAAAATATGAATGATGAGGGAGTAATCCATCTTTTCAAGTATTAA
- the yaaA gene encoding peroxide stress protein YaaA: protein MIWIIAPAKSMNEHKHIAATVYTKPIFIGEAETLIGELKKYDPVQLSSLMKISDKLSELNIVRYHRWKSIHDKVNSKRAIAYYDGEVYKQINAEELDSRALNFMQRHLRIISGLYGILRPFDIIKPYRLEMGIKLKNSRGNDLYDFWREKITDYFNEEIKEQKDDILINLSSKEYSQVIDVNKFKGSIINIIFKEYRNGKYKIIPFNAKRARGLMVRYMSENYIEDPEKLKDFDYGYSYNQELSTNSNWIFLKDIF from the coding sequence ATGATATGGATAATTGCACCAGCTAAAAGCATGAATGAACATAAGCATATAGCTGCTACTGTATACACTAAGCCTATATTTATTGGAGAAGCTGAAACTCTAATTGGGGAGCTTAAAAAATATGACCCTGTACAACTTTCAAGTTTAATGAAGATAAGTGATAAATTATCGGAATTAAATATTGTAAGGTATCATAGATGGAAAAGTATCCATGATAAAGTTAATTCGAAAAGAGCCATAGCTTATTATGACGGTGAAGTTTATAAACAAATAAATGCAGAAGAACTGGATTCTAGGGCACTGAATTTTATGCAAAGGCATTTAAGAATTATATCTGGATTATATGGAATTTTAAGACCTTTTGATATAATAAAGCCTTATAGGTTAGAAATGGGCATTAAGTTGAAAAATTCTAGAGGAAATGATTTATATGATTTTTGGAGAGAAAAAATTACAGATTATTTTAATGAGGAGATAAAGGAACAAAAGGATGATATTTTAATAAATTTGTCTTCTAAAGAATATTCACAGGTTATAGATGTGAATAAATTTAAAGGAAGTATTATAAATATAATTTTTAAGGAATACAGAAATGGTAAATATAAAATTATTCCTTTTAATGCTAAGAGGGCAAGGGGGCTTATGGTTAGGTATATGTCAGAAAATTATATTGAAGATCCTGAAAAGTTAAAAGATTTTGATTATGGATATAGCTATAATCAAGAGTTGTCTACAAATTCAAATTGGATATTTTTAAAAGATATATTTTAA
- the truA gene encoding tRNA pseudouridine(38-40) synthase TruA, with product MRNLKMTIQYDGSRYKGWQKQKYGESTIQYKIENILSKMTGENIQVIGCGRTDAGVHAENYIANFHTECELTINTMLDYLYEFLPEDIVVKEMEDVHERFHARYNAKSKTYVYRIDNNKFRDVFTRKYIYHTDEQLNLKEMKKAAEILIGTHDFKSFTNLKSNNKSTIRTLNYINILEKDNIIEMELNANGFLLNMVRIIVGTLLEAGKGKLSTVDIQKILREKKREEYGPIAYSKGLYLKNVQY from the coding sequence ATGAGAAACTTAAAAATGACAATTCAGTATGACGGAAGTAGATATAAGGGCTGGCAGAAACAAAAATATGGTGAATCAACTATACAATATAAAATAGAAAATATACTATCTAAAATGACTGGAGAAAACATACAGGTAATAGGTTGCGGAAGAACTGATGCAGGGGTTCATGCTGAAAATTATATAGCAAATTTTCATACAGAGTGTGAATTGACTATAAATACCATGCTTGACTACTTGTATGAATTTTTGCCAGAAGACATAGTAGTAAAAGAGATGGAAGATGTTCATGAAAGGTTTCATGCAAGATACAATGCAAAATCCAAAACTTATGTGTATAGAATAGACAATAATAAATTTAGAGATGTATTTACTAGAAAGTATATTTATCATACTGATGAGCAGCTTAATTTAAAGGAAATGAAAAAAGCAGCAGAGATTTTAATTGGAACTCATGATTTTAAGAGCTTTACTAATTTAAAATCTAATAATAAATCTACCATTAGAACTTTGAATTACATAAATATATTAGAAAAAGATAATATTATAGAAATGGAATTAAATGCAAATGGATTTTTGCTTAATATGGTAAGAATTATTGTTGGAACTCTCTTAGAGGCAGGTAAGGGTAAACTTAGTACCGTAGATATACAAAAAATACTAAGAGAAAAGAAAAGAGAAGAATATGGACCTATAGCCTATTCAAAGGGTTTGTATCTAAAAAATGTTCAATATTAA
- a CDS encoding L-lactate permease has translation MNAYLLFFIALIPIIWLLISLVVLKMPGHKTCPATLFITIILAIFVWKMPLVESITASLEGVAMAIWPIMLVIIAAVFTYNLSVYTKSMDVIKKMMTGITTDKRILVLILAWGFGGFLEAIAGFGTAVAIPASIMAALGFNPVFAAIICLIANTTPTAFGAIGLPVSTLAKITNIDVNMLSYAVGIQLALLIIIVPIILVMLTGKSVKAIKGVFFISLASGLSFAIPEIIAAKYLGAELPAILGSVICLIVTVGITKVFYKTSSLKKVDRVSLKEGFLAWIPFILIFIFIIFTSPLFKPISITLSNIQTSVQIYTGKGAKAYSFLWILNPGTLIIIATFIGGLIQGASVKEIVKVFINTIKQMSKSTITIISILALAKVMGYSGMVKSIAVVLVSGTGKFYPVIAPLIGALGTFVTGSDTSANVLFGGLQVEMAKSLGLNPYWLAAANTGGATAGKMISPQSIAVATAATGIAGKEGKILNSTLKFCVVYVIVLGIFAYFMGPVFGF, from the coding sequence ATGAATGCTTATTTATTATTTTTTATTGCGCTTATTCCAATTATATGGCTGCTGATTTCTCTAGTAGTACTGAAAATGCCAGGTCACAAGACATGTCCTGCTACACTGTTTATAACTATAATTTTAGCTATATTTGTCTGGAAAATGCCTTTAGTAGAATCAATAACTGCTTCTTTAGAAGGAGTAGCAATGGCAATATGGCCTATAATGCTTGTAATAATTGCTGCTGTATTTACTTATAACCTATCTGTGTATACTAAAAGTATGGATGTCATTAAAAAGATGATGACAGGTATTACTACAGATAAAAGAATTTTGGTTCTCATTCTTGCCTGGGGATTTGGCGGTTTTCTTGAAGCTATTGCAGGGTTTGGAACGGCAGTAGCCATACCGGCTAGTATAATGGCAGCTCTTGGCTTTAATCCAGTATTTGCAGCAATTATATGTTTGATTGCAAATACAACACCTACAGCTTTTGGGGCTATAGGACTTCCCGTTTCTACACTTGCTAAGATAACCAATATAGATGTGAATATGTTAAGTTATGCCGTTGGGATACAATTGGCACTATTAATTATTATAGTTCCAATAATATTAGTTATGCTGACGGGTAAAAGTGTTAAAGCTATAAAAGGAGTATTTTTTATATCTTTGGCTTCAGGACTTTCTTTTGCAATCCCCGAGATTATAGCTGCTAAATACCTGGGAGCAGAATTACCTGCAATACTAGGTTCTGTTATTTGTTTGATAGTTACTGTAGGGATAACTAAAGTATTTTATAAGACTTCCTCATTGAAAAAAGTTGATAGAGTATCTCTTAAAGAGGGATTTCTGGCATGGATACCATTTATTTTGATTTTTATATTTATTATATTTACCAGCCCTTTATTTAAGCCAATAAGTATTACATTATCAAATATTCAGACATCGGTTCAAATTTATACAGGTAAGGGTGCCAAAGCCTATTCATTTTTATGGATTTTAAATCCAGGAACATTGATTATAATAGCTACTTTTATTGGAGGATTGATTCAAGGAGCTAGTGTTAAAGAAATAGTAAAGGTTTTTATAAATACAATTAAACAGATGAGTAAATCTACAATTACAATAATATCAATACTGGCATTAGCAAAAGTTATGGGGTATTCTGGAATGGTAAAATCCATAGCTGTTGTATTAGTGTCAGGAACAGGAAAGTTTTATCCAGTAATAGCTCCGTTAATTGGTGCTCTTGGAACCTTTGTAACCGGAAGTGATACCTCTGCTAATGTTTTATTTGGCGGTCTTCAAGTTGAAATGGCAAAATCTTTAGGATTAAATCCTTATTGGCTTGCAGCAGCTAATACTGGAGGGGCAACGGCTGGAAAGATGATATCACCTCAAAGTATAGCTGTAGCAACAGCTGCTACGGGTATAGCAGGAAAAGAGGGAAAGATATTAAATTCAACACTAAAATTTTGTGTAGTTTATGTAATAGTACTAGGAATATTTGCTTATTTTATGGGGCCGGTATTTGGATTCTAA
- a CDS encoding nitrogenase component 1, which yields MLGKLNSNEQTNSIVHPRYACAIGAAYTVAAIHKGIPLVHCGPGCVDKQYFMLSYNNGYQGGGYSGASVIPSVNAGENEVVFGGAKKLDDLIKSSFKIMDGDLFVVLSGCIGELVGDDVGSIVKKYQKKGYPIVFAETGGFKGNNLIGHEIVTEAIIDQFVGDYEGEKEKGLINLWTEVPYFNTYWRGDFIEIKRILEGAGFKVNVLFGSESKGVEEWKNIPKAQFNLVLSPWVGVKTAKHLEEKYNQPYLHIPIIPIGAEETTKFIRQVVDFAGINKETAEEFIKKEEDRYYYFLDHFSDFFSEFWFGLPSKYAVVGDSAYNIALNKFLVNQLGLIPVKQIITDNPPEKYRQAIQEEYKNLAKDVSTEVEFIEDGYIIEKKLRESDFGSSTPIIFASAWERDVVKELKGLIVEASCPATFEVVVNKSYIGYTGALTLLEKIYTTSISNGL from the coding sequence ATGTTAGGCAAATTAAATTCTAATGAACAGACTAATTCAATAGTTCATCCACGTTATGCCTGCGCTATAGGTGCGGCATATACTGTAGCAGCAATTCATAAGGGGATTCCTTTAGTACACTGTGGTCCTGGTTGCGTTGATAAACAATATTTCATGCTTTCTTATAATAATGGTTATCAAGGAGGGGGATACAGCGGGGCATCTGTTATACCAAGTGTAAATGCTGGAGAAAATGAAGTTGTATTTGGTGGAGCTAAAAAGCTGGATGACCTTATAAAATCATCTTTTAAAATAATGGATGGAGACTTATTTGTTGTATTGAGTGGATGTATCGGAGAACTAGTTGGGGATGATGTAGGTTCTATTGTTAAAAAATATCAGAAAAAAGGTTATCCTATTGTATTTGCAGAAACTGGCGGATTTAAGGGAAATAATTTAATTGGTCATGAAATAGTTACTGAAGCTATAATAGATCAGTTTGTAGGGGACTATGAAGGAGAAAAGGAAAAAGGATTGATAAATCTTTGGACTGAAGTACCTTATTTTAATACTTATTGGCGTGGAGATTTTATTGAAATTAAGAGAATACTTGAGGGAGCTGGCTTTAAAGTTAATGTTTTATTTGGTTCAGAAAGTAAGGGCGTAGAGGAATGGAAGAACATTCCTAAAGCTCAGTTTAATCTGGTACTTTCCCCTTGGGTAGGAGTTAAAACAGCTAAGCATTTAGAAGAAAAATACAATCAGCCTTATTTGCATATCCCTATTATTCCAATTGGCGCAGAGGAGACAACAAAATTCATACGTCAGGTTGTTGATTTCGCAGGAATAAATAAAGAAACAGCTGAAGAGTTTATTAAAAAGGAAGAAGATAGATATTATTATTTCCTTGATCATTTTTCTGATTTCTTTTCTGAATTTTGGTTCGGATTGCCATCTAAATATGCAGTTGTAGGTGACAGTGCATATAATATAGCCTTAAATAAATTTTTGGTAAATCAGCTTGGATTAATTCCAGTAAAGCAAATTATAACAGATAATCCACCGGAAAAGTACAGACAAGCTATTCAGGAGGAATATAAAAATTTGGCGAAGGATGTGTCTACTGAGGTCGAATTTATTGAGGATGGATATATTATCGAGAAAAAATTAAGAGAATCAGATTTTGGAAGCAGTACACCAATAATATTTGCTTCAGCTTGGGAAAGAGATGTAGTAAAAGAATTAAAGGGGTTAATAGTTGAAGCTAGTTGCCCAGCTACTTTTGAAGTAGTAGTTAATAAAAGCTACATTGGATATACTGGTGCATTAACTCTGTTAGAAAAAATATACACAACTTCAATAAGTAATGGATTATAG
- a CDS encoding ArsC/Spx/MgsR family protein — MAHIVFYTKPGCRGGIMQKQLLISSGHEIEERSILDEKWTPDTLYPYLKGLNVKEWYNKNAVAVKNGTVIPGSLPEDKALELLCSDPLLIKRPLMIVGDKLVAGFNVEYLKELIGLYNIPEEDLTKCQGKTEASICEKNS, encoded by the coding sequence ATGGCTCATATTGTTTTTTATACTAAACCAGGCTGTAGAGGAGGGATAATGCAAAAGCAATTACTTATCTCTTCAGGTCATGAGATAGAAGAAAGATCTATTTTAGATGAAAAGTGGACACCAGATACACTCTATCCGTATTTAAAGGGATTAAATGTTAAAGAGTGGTATAATAAAAATGCTGTAGCTGTTAAAAATGGTACTGTAATTCCAGGAAGTTTACCTGAGGATAAAGCTCTTGAACTGCTTTGCAGTGATCCACTACTGATTAAGAGACCTCTCATGATAGTAGGTGATAAATTAGTAGCAGGATTTAATGTTGAATATTTAAAGGAATTGATAGGATTGTATAATATTCCAGAAGAAGATTTGACTAAGTGTCAGGGAAAAACTGAAGCTAGTATTTGTGAAAAAAATTCATAG
- a CDS encoding ferritin family protein, with the protein MYHYYPFTFNPVYSHMYRNDNTMQTDPYTYPGNLPGAINLIKEAVSGEREDELFYDYLINTAPTQEAKSIITSIRNDEIKHNGMFRKIYTELTGQVLTPDENVSFEKPLSYCSGIKRALQGELAAVQRYRRILFAMQNRVHINMLTEIITDELRHANLYNFLFTLGRCAEQDKK; encoded by the coding sequence ATGTACCATTACTATCCTTTTACTTTTAATCCAGTTTATTCTCATATGTACCGAAATGACAATACTATGCAAACTGATCCTTATACTTATCCTGGAAATCTTCCTGGTGCAATAAACCTTATTAAGGAAGCAGTATCTGGTGAAAGAGAAGATGAACTCTTTTATGATTATCTAATAAATACTGCCCCTACTCAGGAAGCCAAGAGTATAATTACAAGTATTAGAAACGATGAAATAAAGCATAATGGAATGTTTAGAAAAATTTATACAGAATTAACCGGTCAAGTATTAACACCTGATGAAAATGTAAGCTTTGAAAAACCCCTATCATACTGTAGTGGAATTAAAAGAGCATTACAGGGAGAATTAGCGGCTGTTCAAAGATACAGAAGAATTCTTTTTGCTATGCAGAATAGAGTTCATATAAATATGCTTACGGAAATTATAACTGATGAACTTAGGCATGCAAATCTCTATAATTTTTTATTTACCTTAGGTAGATGTGCTGAACAAGATAAAAAATAA
- a CDS encoding aspartyl-phosphate phosphatase Spo0E family protein, with protein MDNTIEKLREKLHLMLNSDEYNYEEILKVSQQLDKLIVDYYNLQLAH; from the coding sequence ATGGATAACACTATAGAAAAATTAAGAGAGAAATTGCATTTAATGTTAAATTCTGATGAATATAATTATGAAGAAATATTAAAAGTAAGCCAGCAATTGGACAAACTAATTGTAGATTATTATAATTTACAATTAGCTCACTAG
- a CDS encoding CAP domain-containing protein: protein MNRRVKSIIAALAITGTILTIAPNTAKAAEVTCTNSATEEAWIKNILDKYPQLKNWAVITKTNTTTTKPVTNNTKPATPAAKPAANNTKPTTPVAKPAANNTNSTAPVTKPATNNANTTNQNSGQASNSAISAEATEVIKLVNVERSKNGLAPLKANAELSKVATAKAQDMIDKNYFSHTSPTYGSPFDMMKKFGINYSAAGENIAYGQKTPSDVMNGWMNSPGHKANILNSNFTEIGVGMVKDTNGTPYWVQMFINPGK from the coding sequence ATGAATAGAAGAGTTAAATCAATAATCGCAGCATTAGCTATAACAGGAACTATATTAACAATTGCACCAAATACTGCTAAGGCAGCTGAAGTTACTTGTACTAACTCCGCAACAGAAGAAGCTTGGATAAAAAATATTTTAGATAAATATCCTCAACTAAAAAATTGGGCAGTTATTACTAAAACAAATACAACAACTACAAAGCCGGTTACGAATAACACTAAACCAGCTACACCTGCTGCTAAACCTGCAGCAAATAACACTAAACCAACCACACCGGTTGCTAAGCCTGCAGCAAATAATACTAATTCAACTGCACCGGTTACTAAACCTGCAACAAATAATGCTAATACAACAAATCAAAATAGCGGACAAGCTTCTAATTCTGCTATAAGCGCGGAGGCAACTGAAGTAATTAAATTAGTGAATGTAGAAAGAAGTAAAAATGGACTAGCTCCACTTAAAGCTAATGCTGAGTTATCTAAAGTTGCTACAGCTAAAGCTCAGGATATGATAGATAAGAATTATTTTAGCCATACTTCGCCTACCTATGGTTCACCTTTTGATATGATGAAAAAATTTGGTATAAACTATAGTGCTGCTGGTGAGAATATTGCATATGGTCAAAAGACTCCTTCAGATGTAATGAATGGATGGATGAATTCTCCAGGTCATAAAGCAAATATATTAAATTCCAATTTCACAGAAATAGGAGTTGGAATGGTTAAAGATACAAATGGTACTCCTTATTGGGTTCAAATGTTTATAAATCCTGGTAAATAA